In a single window of the Candidatus Poribacteria bacterium genome:
- a CDS encoding 30S ribosomal protein S12: protein MPTINQLVRQGRKQFNAKSKAPALEGCPQRRGVCLQVRTKTPKKPNSALRKIARVRLSNQREVTAYIPGIDHNLNEHNIVLVRGGRVRDLPNVGYHIVRGTLDAAGVENRRQGRSKYGAKRPGAQASGR, encoded by the coding sequence ATGCCGACGATCAACCAACTGGTACGTCAGGGACGGAAGCAGTTCAACGCGAAGAGCAAGGCTCCCGCGTTGGAGGGTTGCCCGCAGCGACGCGGTGTCTGCCTGCAGGTGCGCACCAAGACGCCTAAGAAGCCGAACTCCGCGCTGCGCAAGATCGCCCGTGTGCGCCTTTCGAACCAGCGAGAGGTGACCGCCTACATTCCGGGCATCGACCACAACCTGAACGAACACAACATCGTCCTCGTCCGTGGCGGTCGTGTGCGTGACCTGCCGAACGTGGGCTACCACATCGTACGTGGGACGCTCGATGCGGCAGGCGTCGAGAACCGTCGCCAAGGCAGGTCCAAGTACGGCGCGAAGCGACCTGGAGCCCAGGCGTCGGGTCGTTAG
- the rpsG gene encoding 30S ribosomal protein S7 — MPRRRAVIKREPIPDPVYGSPTIQKFINSIMRDGKKSVAENIVYRSMRIVEERTSQDPLDIFQQALENVRPVVEVKSRRVGGQTYQVPVEVRAERRTSLAFRWLIQYARARGEKSMEAKLAGELMDAARNEGNAVRRKLDTHRMADANKAFSHYKW, encoded by the coding sequence ATGCCGAGACGACGCGCGGTCATCAAGCGAGAACCGATCCCGGATCCCGTCTACGGGAGCCCGACGATCCAGAAGTTCATCAACAGCATCATGCGCGACGGCAAGAAGAGCGTCGCGGAGAACATCGTCTACCGCAGCATGCGGATCGTCGAGGAACGGACGAGCCAGGACCCGCTGGATATCTTCCAGCAGGCGCTGGAGAACGTCCGACCAGTCGTCGAGGTCAAGTCGCGGCGCGTGGGTGGACAGACCTATCAGGTTCCCGTCGAGGTCCGTGCCGAGCGGCGTACGTCGCTCGCGTTCCGTTGGCTCATCCAGTACGCGCGGGCGCGCGGCGAGAAGTCGATGGAAGCCAAGCTGGCGGGCGAATTGATGGACGCTGCCCGGAACGAAGGCAATGCGGTTCGGCGGAAGCTGGACACGCATCGCATGGCGGACGCCAACAAGGCGTTCTCGCACTACAAGTGGTAG
- a CDS encoding GTP-binding protein, translating into MQNEANNDERRYPLDRTRNIGIMAHIDAGKTTVSERVLYYTGRTHRIGEVHDGAATMDWMEQEQERGITITSAATTCAWADHRVNIIDTPGHVDFTVEVERSLRVLDGAVAVFCAVGGVEPQSETVWKQADRYGVPRIAFVNKMDRVGADFFRVLEMMEERLGTRPIAVQLPLGSEETFHGILDLIERRAYVWESDDFGATYAEVEIPVAMADVVDEHRTLLVEAAAEQDEELLERYLEGESLSNEDVRRA; encoded by the coding sequence ATGCAGAACGAAGCGAACAACGACGAGCGGCGATATCCGCTGGATCGCACGCGCAACATCGGCATCATGGCGCATATCGACGCCGGCAAGACGACGGTGTCCGAACGCGTCCTATACTACACCGGTCGTACGCATCGGATCGGCGAGGTCCACGACGGCGCCGCGACGATGGACTGGATGGAGCAGGAGCAGGAACGCGGAATCACGATCACTTCCGCCGCCACGACATGCGCCTGGGCGGACCATCGGGTCAACATCATCGATACTCCGGGACATGTGGACTTCACCGTGGAAGTCGAGCGGTCGCTGCGCGTGCTCGATGGCGCCGTCGCGGTGTTTTGCGCGGTCGGCGGCGTGGAGCCCCAGTCCGAAACCGTGTGGAAGCAGGCGGATCGGTACGGCGTTCCCCGGATCGCCTTTGTCAACAAGATGGACCGCGTCGGAGCGGACTTCTTCCGCGTCTTGGAGATGATGGAGGAACGCCTCGGAACCCGCCCCATCGCCGTGCAGCTTCCGTTGGGCTCGGAAGAGACGTTCCATGGCATCCTCGATCTGATCGAGCGCCGGGCGTACGTCTGGGAGTCCGATGACTTCGGCGCTACCTACGCCGAGGTCGAAATCCCGGTCGCCATGGCGGATGTCGTCGACGAGCATCGGACTCTCTTGGTCGAGGCGGCTGCGGAGCAAGACGAGGAACTGCTGGAGCGGTATCTCGAAGGCGAGTCGCTTAGCAACGAGGATGTCCGACGCGCG